In the Nerophis ophidion isolate RoL-2023_Sa linkage group LG19, RoL_Noph_v1.0, whole genome shotgun sequence genome, one interval contains:
- the olig1 gene encoding oligodendrocyte transcription factor 1: MNVLSNQMLRSSQESLCGANSEQHLARYPRALASRLTHQGGLRSSKAPPRDLCPQEQQELRRKINSRERKRMQDLNVAMDALREVMVPYATSPSSAPCAPAHQPGAPQGRRLSKISTLVLARNYILLLGSSLREMRRMLGELSAGAGTAMGPRLLLTGGWPLVSGPGQLLLSRESFPASSAIKCPLLSSMEAQPAPVRWASGLPPGVPLCPCSVCRLPRFSPPGPPPRFPK, from the coding sequence ATGAACGTTCTGTCCAACCAGATGCTCAGAAGCTCCCAGGAGTCTCTCTGCGGGGCTAACTCTGAGCAGCACCTGGCCCGTTACCCCCGTGCTTTGGCCTCCCGCCTGACCCACCAGGGGGGGCTGCGCTCCTCCAAAGCCCCCCCACGGGATCTGTGCCCACAGGAGCAGCAGGAGCTGAGGAGGAAGATCAACAGTCGGGAGAGGAAGAGGATGCAGGACCTGAATGTGGCCATGGATGCCCTGAGGGAGGTGATGGTGCCGTACGCCACCTCCCCCTCCTCAGCCCCATGCGCACCCGCCCACCAGCCAGGCGCCCCTCAAGGTCGCAGGCTCTCCAAGATCTCTACGCTGGTCCTAGCCCGGAATTACATACTGCTGCTGGGCTCGTCGTTGCGTGAGATGAGGCGGATGCTGGGCGAGCTGAGCGCGGGGGCGGGGACGGCCATGGGTCCCCGGCTGCTGCTGACGGGAGGCTGGCCCCTCGTCTCTGGCCCGGGTCAGCTCCTCCTCTCCCGGGAGTCCTTCCCCGCCTCATCTGCCATCAAGTGTCCCCTGCTCTCTTCCATGGAGGCCCAGCCGGCCCCGGTGCGATGGGCATCGGGGCTTCCCCCGGGGGTGCCCCTGTGCCCGTGCAGCGTGTGCAGACTGCCCAGGTTCAGCCCACCCGGCCCCCCCCCGAGATTCCCAAAGTGA